One stretch of Halalkalicoccus sp. NIPERK01 DNA includes these proteins:
- a CDS encoding IucA/IucC family siderophore biosynthesis protein: MITPTSVYDTETPDTTDLTDTDALTPEIWRTVERRLLGKMLEEFAYEELIEPEPHESGYRLEFDGATYEFDARERLFDSYSVEADSIRRRADGDEEGEWKPATDPIEFLFDARERMGVDEMTAGHLVREYRNTLLADAHIEARKRRNTGLDFEELSYADVEGEMAGHPWITYNKGRIGWGYDDYRRYAPECQEPVRLRWLAVSRELATFVSAEGVEYDALLEVELGEHREGFADRLESKGLDPEDYRLVPVHEWQWDEAIVGAFAREVATDAIVPLGEGPDEYLPMQSIRTFANVDRPERHNVKLPMKILNTLVWRGLPGERTEAAPMVTEYLKGIRDDDPFLRDEHRLVLPGEVAGVNVAHPEFDRLDGAPYQYRELLGCVWRESVHDLIEEDERPITLSALLHVDGTGTPVLSRLVERSGLDLDEWLDELFSTLLPPLLHYLYRYGTVFSPHGENTILVVRDGVPTRLALKDFVDDVNVSEYPLPELEALPEELRAVLRTEPPEGLCQFVFAGLFVGVFRYVAEIAEEHHDYPEERFYRGVREEILAYQDRFHELEERFELFDLLKPTFTKLCLNRNRMLGGYGDADGRPHAAEHGAVRNALHEVREDG, encoded by the coding sequence ATGATCACGCCCACATCCGTTTACGACACCGAGACGCCCGATACGACCGACCTGACCGATACGGACGCGCTGACGCCGGAGATCTGGCGGACCGTCGAGCGCCGCCTGCTCGGCAAGATGCTAGAGGAGTTCGCCTACGAGGAGCTGATCGAGCCCGAGCCTCATGAGAGTGGTTACCGGCTCGAGTTCGACGGAGCCACCTACGAGTTCGACGCGAGAGAGCGGCTGTTCGACAGCTACAGCGTCGAGGCCGACTCGATCCGACGGCGCGCCGACGGGGACGAGGAGGGTGAATGGAAGCCCGCCACCGACCCCATCGAGTTCCTGTTCGACGCCCGCGAGCGCATGGGCGTCGACGAGATGACCGCCGGCCACCTCGTCCGGGAGTACCGCAACACGCTGCTGGCGGACGCCCACATCGAGGCCCGAAAGCGCCGCAACACCGGGCTCGATTTCGAGGAGCTCTCGTACGCCGACGTCGAGGGTGAGATGGCCGGCCACCCGTGGATCACCTACAACAAGGGCCGGATCGGATGGGGCTACGACGACTACCGCCGGTACGCCCCCGAGTGCCAGGAGCCCGTGAGATTACGGTGGCTCGCGGTCTCTCGCGAGCTGGCGACGTTCGTCTCGGCGGAGGGGGTGGAGTACGACGCGCTTCTGGAGGTGGAGCTGGGCGAACACCGTGAAGGGTTCGCCGACCGACTCGAATCGAAGGGGCTCGACCCCGAGGACTACCGACTGGTGCCCGTCCACGAGTGGCAGTGGGACGAGGCGATCGTCGGCGCGTTCGCAAGGGAGGTGGCGACCGACGCGATCGTCCCGCTGGGGGAGGGGCCCGACGAGTACCTCCCGATGCAGTCGATCCGGACGTTCGCGAACGTCGACCGGCCCGAGCGCCACAACGTGAAACTCCCCATGAAGATCCTCAACACGCTCGTCTGGCGCGGGCTGCCCGGCGAGCGCACCGAGGCCGCCCCCATGGTCACGGAGTACCTGAAGGGGATCCGCGACGACGACCCGTTCCTGCGCGACGAACACCGACTCGTCCTGCCCGGCGAGGTCGCCGGCGTGAACGTCGCCCACCCCGAGTTCGACCGCCTCGACGGGGCACCCTACCAGTATCGTGAACTATTGGGCTGCGTCTGGCGCGAGAGCGTCCACGACCTGATCGAGGAGGACGAGCGCCCGATCACGCTGTCGGCGCTGTTGCACGTCGACGGGACCGGAACTCCCGTCCTCTCGCGGCTGGTCGAGCGCTCTGGGCTCGACCTCGACGAGTGGCTCGACGAGCTGTTCTCGACGCTGCTGCCGCCGCTGTTGCACTACCTCTATCGGTACGGCACCGTCTTCTCGCCACACGGCGAGAACACGATCCTCGTGGTGCGCGACGGCGTCCCGACGAGACTCGCGCTCAAGGACTTCGTCGACGACGTCAACGTGAGCGAGTACCCGCTCCCCGAGTTGGAGGCGCTGCCGGAGGAGCTTCGGGCGGTGTTGCGCACCGAGCCGCCCGAGGGACTGTGCCAGTTCGTATTCGCGGGGCTGTTCGTCGGCGTGTTTCGTTACGTCGCCGAGATCGCGGAGGAACACCACGACTACCCCGAGGAACGGTTCTACCGCGGGGTTCGCGAGGAGATCCTCGCCTATCAGGACCGGTTCCACGAACTCGAGGAGCGCTTCGAGCTGTTCGACCTGCTGAAGCCGACGTTCACGAAGCTCTGTCTCAACCGCAACCGGATGCTGGGCGGCTACGGCGACGCCGACGGCCGCCCGCACGCCGCCGAACACGGCGCGGTCAGGAACGCTCTCCACGAGGTGCGCGAGGACGGCTGA